The following are encoded together in the Solenopsis invicta isolate M01_SB chromosome 14, UNIL_Sinv_3.0, whole genome shotgun sequence genome:
- the LOC105207610 gene encoding transcription initiation factor TFIID subunit 11: MDNIFGKEDSGDEREFKHKVNDIEDHKDNKNGIAQNLEFKNTEAMEVDGEQIKVESDAMSSQSQSDAEEIENSGSNSICPVMEKEIEVEKHELDIKDEEPTVEDIFSNDIMIPRANPINAKERRESKEKSKREIEEEEREKMQVLVSNFTEDQLDRYEMYRRAAFPKAAIKRIMQTITGCSVSQNVVIAMSGIAKVFVGEIVEEALDVMEAQNETGPLQPKHLREAVRRLRLQGQIPNGRGHKAFFRL; this comes from the exons ATGGATAATATCTTTGGGAAGGAAGATTCTGGGGATGAAAGGGAGTTCAAGCATAAAGTGAATGATATTGAGGATCATAAAGATAACAAAAATGGTATTGCACAAAATTTAGAGTTCAAAAATACTGAAGCTATGGAGGTTGATGGTGAACAGATTAAG GTGGAGTCAGATGCAATGAGCTCACAATCGCAGTCGGATGCTGAAGAGATTGAAAATTCAGGATCTAATTCTATATGTCCAGTTatggaaaaagaaatagagGTTGAAAAGCATGAGCTTGATATAAAGGATGAAGAACCGACTGTGGAAGATATATTCAGTAATGACATTATGATACCTCGTGCTAATCCAATCAACGCAAAGGAAAGACGTGAAAGTAAGGAGAAAAGCAAAAGGGAAATagaagaggaggaaagagaaaAGATGCA agtGCTAGTATCTAACTTCACTGAAGATCAGCTGGACAGATACGAAATGTACAGACGAGCTGCATTTCCAAAAGCAGCTATAAAAAGA ATCATGCAGACCATAACGGGTTGTTCTGTATCTCAAAACGTCGTCATAGCTATGTCGGGAATTGCTAAAGTATTTGTTGGTGAAATTGTTGAAGAag CTTTAGACGTTATGGAAGCCCAAAATGAAACTGGTCCATTACAACCCAAGCATTTGAGGGAAGCTGTTCGTAGATTACGATTACAGGGCCAAATACCGAATGGTCGAGGGCACAAAGCTTTTTTCAGgctataa
- the LOC105208277 gene encoding A disintegrin and metalloproteinase with thrombospondin motifs adt-2, producing the protein MIYKRKLLGYERNFFVTRPTRHSRIRRQVTLMGTLSLMKRKRNVNAKGMDSNDEDIDLTAWDNWSIWSACSVTCGQGRQVRWRHCLSADCIKGLKKAQLRSCRLKDCNTKGFLGWLGIKS; encoded by the exons ATGATCTATAAGCGAAAGTTGTTAGGCTATGAGCGAAACTTTTTTGTAACTCGCCCTACGAGACATAGCAGGATTCGTCGCCAAGTTACCTTGATGGGAACGTTAAGTTTGATGAAGAGGAAGCGTAATGTTAACGCAAAGGGCATGGACTCAAACGACGAAGATatag ATTTAACAGCATGGGATAATTGGAGTATCTGGAGCGCCTGTAGTGTGACTTGCGGGCAAGGACGACAGGTTCGTTGGCGTCATTGCTTGTCTGCAGATTGTATTAAAGGTCTAAAGAAGGCGCAATTGAGGAGTTGCCGTCTTAAGGATTGCAATACTAAAGGCTTCCTCGGTTGGCTTGGGATAAAATCGTGA